One Sus scrofa isolate TJ Tabasco breed Duroc chromosome 1, Sscrofa11.1, whole genome shotgun sequence DNA segment encodes these proteins:
- the HEY2 gene encoding hairy/enhancer-of-split related with YRPW motif protein 2 isoform X2: MARKKRRGIIEKRRRDRINNSLSELRRLVPTAFEKQGSAKLEKAEILQMTVDHLKMLQATGGKGYFDAHALAMDFMSIGFRECLTEVARYLSSVEGLDSSDPLRVRLVSHLSTCASQREAAAMTSSLAHHHHPLHPHHWAAAFHHLPAALFQPSGLHTSESTPCRLSTASEVPPAHGSALLTATFAHADSALRMPSTGSVAPCVPPLSTSLLSLSATVHAAAAAATAAAHSFPLSFAGAFPMLPPNAAAAVAAATAISPPLSVSATSSPQQTSSGTNNKPYRPWGTEVGAF, from the exons atggcaagaaagaaaaggagaggg ATAATAGAGAAAAGGCGTCGAGATCGGATAAATAACAGTTTATCTGAGTTGAGACGACTGGTGCCAACCGCTTTTGAAAAACAA GGATCTGCAAAGTTAGAAAAGGCCGAAATATTGCAAATGACAGTGGATCATTTAAAAATGCTCCAGGCAACCGGGGGTAAAG GCTACTTTGACGCACATGCTCTCGCCATGGACTTCATGAGCATTGGATTCCGAGAGTGCTTAACAGAAGTGGCAAGGTACTTGAGCTCCGTGGAAGGCCTGGACTCCTCCGACCCACTGCGGGTGCGCCTGGTCTCTCATCTCAGCACCTGTGCCTCGCAGCGAGAGGCGGCGGCAATGACTTCCTCTCTggcccatcaccaccaccccctgCATCCGCACCACTGGGCGGCCGCATTCCACCATCTCCCGGCAGCCCTGTTCCAACCCAGTGGACTCCACACCTCCGAGTCCACGCCTTGTCGCCTCTCCACCGCTTCAGAAGTGCCTCCTGCCCACGGCTCCGCCCTCCTCACGGCCACGTTTGCCCACGCAGATTCTGCCCTTCGGATGCCATCGACGGGCAGCGTGGCCCCCTGCGTGCCACCTCTTTCCACTTCTCTCTTGTCCCTGTCAGCCACTGTCCATGCGGCCGCCGCCGCAGCCACGGCAGCTGCACACAGCTTCCCTCTGTCCTTCGCTGGGGCATTCCCCATGCTCCCCCCAAATGCAGCTGCGGCAGTGGCAGCCGCGACCGCCATCAGCCCCCCCTTGTCAGTATCAGCCACGTCCAGCCCTCAGCAGACAAGCAGTGGAACAAACAATAAACCTTACCGACCCTGGGGGACAGAAGTGGGAGCTTTTTAA
- the HEY2 gene encoding hairy/enhancer-of-split related with YRPW motif protein 2 isoform X1: MQSTSSVIRSNSPTTTSQIMARKKRRGIIEKRRRDRINNSLSELRRLVPTAFEKQGSAKLEKAEILQMTVDHLKMLQATGGKGYFDAHALAMDFMSIGFRECLTEVARYLSSVEGLDSSDPLRVRLVSHLSTCASQREAAAMTSSLAHHHHPLHPHHWAAAFHHLPAALFQPSGLHTSESTPCRLSTASEVPPAHGSALLTATFAHADSALRMPSTGSVAPCVPPLSTSLLSLSATVHAAAAAATAAAHSFPLSFAGAFPMLPPNAAAAVAAATAISPPLSVSATSSPQQTSSGTNNKPYRPWGTEVGAF, from the exons AT GCAAAGTACTAGCTCTGTGATTAGATCGAATTCTCCAACAACGACATCTCAGATTatggcaagaaagaaaaggagaggg ATAATAGAGAAAAGGCGTCGAGATCGGATAAATAACAGTTTATCTGAGTTGAGACGACTGGTGCCAACCGCTTTTGAAAAACAA GGATCTGCAAAGTTAGAAAAGGCCGAAATATTGCAAATGACAGTGGATCATTTAAAAATGCTCCAGGCAACCGGGGGTAAAG GCTACTTTGACGCACATGCTCTCGCCATGGACTTCATGAGCATTGGATTCCGAGAGTGCTTAACAGAAGTGGCAAGGTACTTGAGCTCCGTGGAAGGCCTGGACTCCTCCGACCCACTGCGGGTGCGCCTGGTCTCTCATCTCAGCACCTGTGCCTCGCAGCGAGAGGCGGCGGCAATGACTTCCTCTCTggcccatcaccaccaccccctgCATCCGCACCACTGGGCGGCCGCATTCCACCATCTCCCGGCAGCCCTGTTCCAACCCAGTGGACTCCACACCTCCGAGTCCACGCCTTGTCGCCTCTCCACCGCTTCAGAAGTGCCTCCTGCCCACGGCTCCGCCCTCCTCACGGCCACGTTTGCCCACGCAGATTCTGCCCTTCGGATGCCATCGACGGGCAGCGTGGCCCCCTGCGTGCCACCTCTTTCCACTTCTCTCTTGTCCCTGTCAGCCACTGTCCATGCGGCCGCCGCCGCAGCCACGGCAGCTGCACACAGCTTCCCTCTGTCCTTCGCTGGGGCATTCCCCATGCTCCCCCCAAATGCAGCTGCGGCAGTGGCAGCCGCGACCGCCATCAGCCCCCCCTTGTCAGTATCAGCCACGTCCAGCCCTCAGCAGACAAGCAGTGGAACAAACAATAAACCTTACCGACCCTGGGGGACAGAAGTGGGAGCTTTTTAA
- the HEY2 gene encoding hairy/enhancer-of-split related with YRPW motif protein 2 → MKRPCEETTSESDMDETIDVGSENNYSGQSTSSVIRSNSPTTTSQIMARKKRRGIIEKRRRDRINNSLSELRRLVPTAFEKQGSAKLEKAEILQMTVDHLKMLQATGGKGYFDAHALAMDFMSIGFRECLTEVARYLSSVEGLDSSDPLRVRLVSHLSTCASQREAAAMTSSLAHHHHPLHPHHWAAAFHHLPAALFQPSGLHTSESTPCRLSTASEVPPAHGSALLTATFAHADSALRMPSTGSVAPCVPPLSTSLLSLSATVHAAAAAATAAAHSFPLSFAGAFPMLPPNAAAAVAAATAISPPLSVSATSSPQQTSSGTNNKPYRPWGTEVGAF, encoded by the exons ATGAAGCGCCCTTGCGAGGAGACCACCTCTGAGAGCGACATGGACGAGACTATCGACGTGGGGAGCGAAAACAATTACTCGGG GCAAAGTACTAGCTCTGTGATTAGATCGAATTCTCCAACAACGACATCTCAGATTatggcaagaaagaaaaggagaggg ATAATAGAGAAAAGGCGTCGAGATCGGATAAATAACAGTTTATCTGAGTTGAGACGACTGGTGCCAACCGCTTTTGAAAAACAA GGATCTGCAAAGTTAGAAAAGGCCGAAATATTGCAAATGACAGTGGATCATTTAAAAATGCTCCAGGCAACCGGGGGTAAAG GCTACTTTGACGCACATGCTCTCGCCATGGACTTCATGAGCATTGGATTCCGAGAGTGCTTAACAGAAGTGGCAAGGTACTTGAGCTCCGTGGAAGGCCTGGACTCCTCCGACCCACTGCGGGTGCGCCTGGTCTCTCATCTCAGCACCTGTGCCTCGCAGCGAGAGGCGGCGGCAATGACTTCCTCTCTggcccatcaccaccaccccctgCATCCGCACCACTGGGCGGCCGCATTCCACCATCTCCCGGCAGCCCTGTTCCAACCCAGTGGACTCCACACCTCCGAGTCCACGCCTTGTCGCCTCTCCACCGCTTCAGAAGTGCCTCCTGCCCACGGCTCCGCCCTCCTCACGGCCACGTTTGCCCACGCAGATTCTGCCCTTCGGATGCCATCGACGGGCAGCGTGGCCCCCTGCGTGCCACCTCTTTCCACTTCTCTCTTGTCCCTGTCAGCCACTGTCCATGCGGCCGCCGCCGCAGCCACGGCAGCTGCACACAGCTTCCCTCTGTCCTTCGCTGGGGCATTCCCCATGCTCCCCCCAAATGCAGCTGCGGCAGTGGCAGCCGCGACCGCCATCAGCCCCCCCTTGTCAGTATCAGCCACGTCCAGCCCTCAGCAGACAAGCAGTGGAACAAACAATAAACCTTACCGACCCTGGGGGACAGAAGTGGGAGCTTTTTAA